One genomic segment of Archaeoglobus neptunius includes these proteins:
- a CDS encoding type 1 glutamine amidotransferase: MKVAAIKNHPAEGLGYIETVFEKRGVEYYYVEAYENASIDEFDALVILGGPMGVYEADKYPFLKWEMELIRKIYSEKPIFGICLGAQLIAAALGGRVYPHIREVGWKKVRKVSSAVPFPEEIEVFQWHGDTFDLPEGAELIYEGDEVTNQGFIAGKALAIQFHVEMTLDLIEKWLSDSRSLSDDEKKRIMEESREKISEHQELCRKFVDFFLSM; this comes from the coding sequence ATGAAAGTTGCAGCAATAAAGAATCATCCTGCGGAAGGTCTTGGCTATATCGAGACCGTTTTTGAAAAGAGGGGAGTGGAATACTACTATGTTGAAGCTTACGAAAATGCATCCATTGATGAATTCGATGCTCTGGTTATTCTGGGTGGACCGATGGGTGTTTACGAGGCCGATAAGTACCCTTTTTTGAAGTGGGAAATGGAACTGATAAGAAAAATATACAGTGAGAAACCGATTTTTGGTATCTGTCTGGGTGCCCAGCTCATTGCGGCGGCACTGGGTGGGAGAGTGTATCCTCACATCAGGGAAGTGGGCTGGAAAAAGGTAAGGAAGGTTAGCAGTGCCGTCCCGTTTCCCGAGGAGATTGAGGTGTTTCAGTGGCATGGTGATACTTTTGATTTGCCGGAAGGGGCTGAACTGATCTACGAGGGAGACGAGGTTACGAATCAGGGATTTATTGCAGGAAAAGCCCTGGCAATTCAGTTTCATGTTGAGATGACCCTCGATCTGATTGAGAAGTGGCTGTCGGATTCCAGATCCCTAAGTGATGACGAGAAGAAGAGGATCATGGAAGAAAGCCGTGAAAAAATTTCAGAACATCAGGAACTGTGCAGAAAGTTCGTTGACTTTTTCCTCAGCATGTGA
- a CDS encoding ornithine cyclodeaminase, nickel-pincer nucleotide-dependent, whose protein sequence is MKAKELEFEGHLIDSMIFPKALDVILDLEGEFEILEFRIGKKKHDHSYARMIVFGKDDKHLDEILKELHKIGARIVEVEDVELARAPANKVLPEGFYVTTNHPTFVRYNGEWLEVEDISMDRVIAIRDGKAYCVAIDEVVEGDLIVVGERGVRVVLPERPRKSTYFEFMGGKVSSERPTERIIEAIAGEIYQLKLNGGRIAVVAGPAVDHTSARNALAALIREGYVNLLLSGNALAVHDIEISIFGTSLGMDICKGRPVAGGNRHHLYTISKIIAAGGIRKAVEKGIIKDGIMYECIKNNVPFILAGSIRDDGPLPEVITDVMVAKKEMKKALRGVDMVIMLATMLHSIAVGNLLPSNVKTICVDMNPSTVTKLMDRGTHQAIGVVTDVGLFLPLLYEKLKNLERRES, encoded by the coding sequence ATGAAGGCCAAGGAACTTGAATTTGAAGGACATCTGATAGACTCGATGATCTTTCCAAAGGCACTTGATGTGATACTGGATCTGGAGGGTGAGTTCGAGATTCTCGAGTTTAGAATTGGAAAGAAAAAACACGATCACAGCTATGCAAGGATGATAGTGTTCGGGAAAGACGACAAGCATTTGGATGAGATACTGAAAGAGCTTCACAAAATAGGGGCCAGAATAGTGGAAGTTGAAGATGTGGAGCTTGCGAGGGCTCCAGCCAACAAAGTTCTGCCCGAAGGATTTTACGTTACAACAAACCACCCGACATTCGTGAGATACAATGGTGAGTGGCTGGAGGTTGAGGATATCAGCATGGACAGGGTAATTGCCATAAGGGACGGAAAAGCTTACTGCGTTGCAATTGATGAGGTTGTTGAGGGGGACCTCATCGTTGTGGGGGAGAGGGGAGTTAGAGTCGTTTTACCTGAAAGGCCGAGAAAATCAACCTACTTCGAGTTCATGGGAGGAAAGGTTTCATCTGAAAGACCAACCGAGAGGATCATAGAGGCAATAGCCGGAGAAATTTATCAACTGAAGCTAAATGGTGGCAGAATTGCCGTTGTTGCTGGACCTGCGGTCGACCACACCTCCGCAAGAAACGCTCTGGCAGCTTTGATAAGGGAGGGATACGTCAACCTTCTCCTCTCCGGAAACGCTCTGGCCGTGCACGACATAGAGATCTCAATTTTCGGTACTTCACTTGGGATGGATATATGCAAGGGCAGGCCTGTGGCCGGAGGGAACAGACATCATCTTTACACTATCAGCAAGATCATAGCGGCTGGGGGGATTAGAAAAGCCGTTGAGAAAGGAATAATCAAAGACGGCATAATGTACGAGTGCATAAAGAACAACGTCCCCTTCATTCTTGCAGGATCAATAAGGGATGATGGCCCGCTGCCTGAGGTCATAACAGACGTGATGGTGGCAAAAAAGGAAATGAAAAAGGCCCTGAGAGGTGTAGACATGGTAATAATGCTGGCAACGATGCTCCACAGCATAGCGGTGGGTAATCTTTTGCCGTCCAATGTTAAAACGATCTGTGTGGACATGAATCCATCAACTGTGACAAAGCTCATGGACAGGGGAACGCATCAAGCCATCGGAGTTGTGACGGATGTTGGACTGTTCCTCCCACTGCTGTACGAGAAGCTGAAAAATCTTGAACGCAGAGAAAGCTGA
- a CDS encoding sugar phosphate isomerase/epimerase family protein: protein MISPRLGMQPDVRHKPKEAFEFAANNGFTHVEILMDHPYYVLKNFSYAEVIELKWSYDLDLLIHAPATSTNFISLSDDMRKASYQEMRKVCYFADKCGAEVVTFHIGWNPGFINNGNFFFDRSLFDRHNEKVLMDELKPFVKSCPVQLALENTIMIEDGLERALNDILESTDMGLTIDVGHYNIQENPFFMENFDRVLNMHLHDNDGKQDQHLALGRGTVDLGKFRLDEYTGFLTIETREESAILESRNYLSKWGDV, encoded by the coding sequence GTGATATCCCCCAGGCTTGGAATGCAACCTGACGTTAGACATAAGCCCAAAGAAGCCTTCGAGTTTGCCGCAAACAATGGCTTCACACATGTGGAAATTCTGATGGATCATCCGTATTATGTGCTCAAAAATTTCAGCTATGCAGAGGTTATAGAGCTGAAGTGGAGTTACGACCTCGACTTACTGATCCATGCCCCGGCAACAAGCACAAACTTCATCTCTTTAAGCGACGATATGAGGAAGGCAAGCTACCAGGAGATGAGAAAGGTTTGCTACTTTGCAGATAAGTGCGGGGCGGAAGTTGTGACATTCCATATCGGCTGGAATCCGGGATTCATAAACAATGGAAATTTTTTCTTCGACAGATCACTCTTCGACAGGCACAATGAAAAGGTCCTGATGGATGAGCTGAAACCCTTTGTGAAGTCGTGCCCGGTGCAGCTAGCACTTGAGAACACAATAATGATTGAAGACGGTTTGGAGAGGGCTCTGAACGACATTCTGGAGTCGACCGATATGGGGCTGACCATCGATGTTGGACACTACAACATTCAGGAGAATCCCTTTTTCATGGAAAACTTTGATAGAGTTCTTAACATGCATCTGCATGACAACGATGGCAAACAGGATCAGCATCTTGCCCTCGGAAGGGGTACTGTCGATCTCGGGAAGTTCAGACTTGATGAATACACAGGTTTTTTAACCATAGAGACAAGAGAGGAAAGTGCCATACTTGAAAGCAGGAATTATCTTTCGAAATGGGGTGATGTTTAA
- the argB gene encoding acetylglutamate kinase, translated as MKNVELLIEALPYIKDFHGATMVIKIGGHAMVNDSVLEETIKDIILLYFVGIRPVVIHGGGPEISEKMEKLGLKPKFIEGLRVTDRDTMEVVEMVLDGKVNSKIVTMFIRNGGKAVGLSGKDGLLVVAKKKEMRMRKGENEVIIDLGFVGETEYVNPEIIRILLDNGFIPVISPVATDLAGNTYNLNADVVAGDIAASLKAKKLIMLTDVPGILKNPEDRSSLISRVRLEDLERMISTGILKAGMIPKCEAVIKALKNGVERAHIIDGSKPHSILIELFTKEGIGTMVEP; from the coding sequence ATGAAAAATGTCGAGCTGCTGATTGAGGCTCTTCCCTACATAAAGGATTTTCACGGTGCCACGATGGTCATCAAAATTGGAGGACATGCGATGGTCAACGATTCTGTTCTCGAAGAAACAATTAAGGATATCATTCTTCTCTACTTTGTCGGGATCAGACCCGTGGTGATTCATGGCGGTGGTCCCGAAATCTCAGAAAAGATGGAAAAACTGGGTCTTAAGCCCAAGTTCATTGAGGGTTTGAGAGTCACGGATAGGGACACGATGGAAGTTGTCGAGATGGTTCTGGACGGAAAGGTAAACTCAAAAATAGTGACGATGTTCATAAGAAACGGCGGGAAGGCTGTTGGACTCAGCGGCAAGGACGGGCTGCTGGTCGTGGCTAAAAAGAAGGAAATGCGAATGAGAAAGGGAGAGAATGAGGTGATCATAGACCTCGGGTTTGTCGGTGAGACGGAGTACGTCAACCCCGAGATCATTCGTATTCTTCTCGACAACGGTTTTATCCCAGTTATATCCCCCGTTGCCACCGACCTCGCTGGCAACACCTACAACCTAAATGCTGACGTGGTTGCGGGGGATATCGCAGCTTCTCTGAAGGCCAAAAAGCTGATAATGCTGACAGATGTACCTGGAATTCTAAAAAATCCGGAAGATCGCAGTTCACTTATCTCAAGAGTCAGGCTTGAGGATCTGGAGAGGATGATTTCCACTGGAATTCTGAAGGCCGGGATGATTCCAAAGTGCGAGGCTGTCATCAAAGCCCTGAAAAACGGCGTTGAAAGAGCCCACATCATCGATGGCTCCAAGCCCCATTCAATTTTAATTGAGCTGTTCACGAAAGAGGGTATAGGAACGATGGTGGAACCGTGA
- a CDS encoding acetyl-CoA carboxylase biotin carboxylase subunit, which produces MFSKILVANRGEIAVRVMRACRELGIESVAIYSSADKRAFHRVYADEAYYIGKASPKDSYLNIDKILEVADKAEVDAIHPGYGFLAENAEFAERCEEEGFVFIGPSPEILRIAGSKVRSRAMMEKAGVPVIPGSPKLEGVDEAFDWAEKIGYPVAVKASGGGGGIGIVVVSGPQELEDAFKKSQKLGESYFRDPTIYLEKYLAKPRHIEVQILGDKKGNIIHLGERECSIQRRHQKLIEEAPSPALNDALREKMGDLAVKGAKYIGYTNAGTFEFLYENGEFYFLEINSRLQVEHTITEIVTGIDIVKYQILIADDEPLHHDQEDVQLRGHAIECRINAEDPVNFYPRSGRIIHYRSPGGIGVRVDSGIHMGYRIPEEYDSMISKLIAYGETRKEAIARMRRALYEYVIEGVETNIPFHMAVMNDEEFVKGNIHTKFVEERNIAERVKEYMSVFRPIKAKLDEIFMENDFTEEEILAVTAAIDTYEEEEGIKIEDRIWEAIFSLGA; this is translated from the coding sequence ATGTTCAGCAAGATTCTAGTGGCAAACAGAGGCGAAATTGCGGTAAGGGTGATGAGGGCCTGCAGAGAACTTGGAATCGAAAGCGTTGCCATCTACAGTTCGGCTGACAAAAGGGCCTTTCACCGTGTGTATGCGGACGAGGCATATTACATTGGAAAGGCCAGTCCGAAAGATAGCTACCTCAACATTGACAAAATCCTTGAGGTGGCAGATAAAGCTGAGGTCGACGCCATTCACCCGGGTTACGGGTTTCTTGCAGAAAACGCCGAGTTTGCCGAAAGATGTGAGGAGGAGGGTTTCGTCTTCATAGGACCGTCGCCGGAAATACTCAGAATTGCCGGTTCTAAGGTCAGATCAAGAGCAATGATGGAGAAGGCTGGAGTGCCGGTTATACCCGGTTCCCCAAAACTGGAAGGTGTCGATGAGGCATTTGACTGGGCTGAGAAAATTGGCTACCCTGTGGCGGTCAAAGCATCTGGTGGTGGGGGCGGGATAGGAATCGTGGTTGTGAGCGGCCCTCAGGAGTTAGAGGATGCGTTCAAAAAATCACAGAAACTCGGGGAGAGCTACTTCAGAGATCCGACAATCTATCTGGAGAAGTATCTTGCGAAGCCCAGGCATATTGAAGTGCAGATACTTGGAGACAAGAAAGGGAATATCATACATCTGGGCGAGAGGGAGTGCAGCATTCAGAGGAGGCACCAGAAGCTTATCGAGGAAGCCCCCTCACCTGCGTTGAATGATGCCCTCAGGGAGAAAATGGGGGACCTTGCCGTAAAGGGTGCCAAGTATATTGGCTACACGAACGCCGGAACGTTCGAATTCCTGTATGAGAACGGAGAATTTTACTTTCTTGAAATCAATTCAAGGCTCCAGGTGGAACACACCATAACCGAGATAGTTACTGGTATCGATATAGTGAAGTATCAGATCTTGATTGCAGATGATGAACCCCTTCATCACGATCAGGAGGATGTGCAGCTCAGAGGACATGCCATAGAGTGCAGAATTAACGCGGAAGATCCTGTGAACTTCTATCCAAGAAGCGGGAGGATAATCCACTACAGAAGCCCCGGAGGGATAGGGGTCAGGGTCGACAGCGGAATACACATGGGTTACCGCATTCCTGAGGAGTACGACAGTATGATCTCAAAACTGATTGCCTACGGCGAGACGAGGAAAGAGGCTATTGCGAGAATGAGGAGAGCCCTTTACGAGTACGTCATCGAAGGTGTTGAGACAAACATCCCGTTCCACATGGCGGTGATGAACGATGAAGAATTTGTAAAGGGAAACATCCATACAAAGTTCGTTGAGGAGAGGAACATAGCTGAAAGGGTAAAAGAGTACATGAGTGTGTTCAGACCAATAAAAGCAAAGCTTGACGAAATATTCATGGAAAATGACTTTACAGAAGAGGAGATTCTGGCTGTAACCGCTGCAATAGACACCTACGAAGAGGAGGAAGGGATAAAAATAGAGGACAGAATCTGGGAGGCCATATTCAGCCTTGGAGCCTGA
- a CDS encoding 2-isopropylmalate synthase, whose product MKEVKVFDTTLRDGEQMPGVSLPLNYKVRIAKQLDKLGVDVIEAGFPSASKGEFEAVKEISSLNLNAAVCGLARIVKEDIDAALDADVDMVHIFVPTSKIQIEHTVKMSREEIIDKSVECVDYIKSHGAKCMFSAMDATRTEIDYLMRIFKAVEEAKTDIVNVPDTVGVATPFKFYDLIRQLREHLTVPIDVHCHNDFGLAVANTYAAVLAGANEVQVTVNGIGERAGNADLAQVVMILHSIEKIKTSIKTEYLFETSKLVERLTGIKMPPNTPIVGENAFSHESGIHAHGVLKEFSTFEPGVVTPEMVGHKRRIVIGKHAGRHQIKKILEDAGYVVDEEKLNQIFEKVKEIGDRGKRVTDLDLFAIAEVILGELKREERAINVEEVTVLTGNKITPTAVLNAEVFGEKKVTSAIGVGPVDASLKAVTGLVGESIRITEFRMDAITGGSDALAEVYVTVEDEEGHSFTARGAAQDIVMASINAVINAVNYLLRMKKK is encoded by the coding sequence ATGAAAGAGGTTAAGGTGTTTGACACCACCCTGAGAGATGGAGAGCAAATGCCCGGAGTCTCCCTGCCCCTGAATTACAAGGTGAGGATTGCAAAGCAGCTTGACAAACTTGGAGTTGATGTGATAGAGGCAGGTTTCCCTTCAGCCTCCAAGGGCGAGTTTGAAGCTGTTAAAGAAATCAGTTCACTTAATTTGAATGCTGCGGTTTGTGGTCTGGCCAGAATTGTTAAGGAAGATATTGATGCTGCTCTTGACGCTGATGTTGATATGGTTCACATCTTTGTTCCAACATCAAAAATACAGATTGAGCATACTGTCAAAATGAGCAGGGAAGAAATTATCGACAAATCTGTGGAATGCGTTGACTACATAAAGTCACATGGGGCCAAATGCATGTTTTCAGCGATGGATGCGACAAGAACAGAGATTGATTATCTAATGCGAATTTTCAAAGCCGTTGAAGAAGCAAAAACGGATATCGTAAATGTTCCGGATACGGTTGGGGTTGCAACGCCGTTCAAGTTTTATGATTTAATCAGGCAGTTGAGAGAGCATCTGACCGTACCAATAGATGTTCACTGCCACAACGACTTTGGACTGGCTGTTGCAAACACCTACGCTGCCGTTTTGGCTGGGGCAAATGAGGTTCAGGTAACGGTGAATGGGATAGGTGAGAGGGCTGGAAATGCCGATCTGGCTCAGGTTGTTATGATTCTTCACTCAATAGAGAAGATTAAAACCAGCATAAAAACGGAATACCTTTTCGAGACATCAAAGCTTGTTGAGAGGTTAACCGGTATAAAGATGCCGCCAAACACACCCATTGTTGGGGAAAATGCATTCAGTCATGAAAGTGGGATCCATGCACACGGTGTACTTAAAGAGTTTTCAACCTTCGAGCCAGGTGTTGTGACTCCTGAAATGGTCGGACACAAGAGAAGAATAGTTATAGGGAAGCATGCCGGAAGGCACCAGATAAAGAAGATTCTGGAGGATGCCGGATACGTTGTGGATGAGGAGAAGCTAAATCAAATCTTTGAGAAAGTGAAGGAAATAGGGGATAGGGGAAAGAGAGTCACGGATCTCGATCTTTTTGCCATTGCCGAAGTAATTCTGGGCGAGTTGAAGAGAGAAGAGAGAGCGATAAATGTGGAAGAGGTGACGGTTCTCACCGGCAACAAAATAACTCCAACTGCGGTTCTGAATGCAGAGGTATTTGGTGAGAAAAAGGTTACATCCGCAATAGGTGTTGGACCTGTGGATGCATCTCTGAAGGCTGTAACTGGATTGGTTGGGGAGAGTATAAGGATAACGGAGTTCAGGATGGATGCAATAACAGGTGGGAGTGATGCACTGGCGGAAGTGTATGTAACCGTTGAGGATGAAGAGGGCCACTCCTTCACAGCCAGAGGGGCGGCACAGGACATAGTGATGGCATCCATAAATGCGGTTATCAATGCAGTTAACTATCTCCTCAGAATGAAGAAAAAATAG